From the Arctopsyche grandis isolate Sample6627 chromosome 2, ASM5162203v2, whole genome shotgun sequence genome, the window gtattttgatcCCTGTATCATgcgtccgaggtactccatctgtctccgcttgatgacagaaacaagtttccTGCCTCTCTGTATCATgctgaggacagcttcatttgtgacttttttggtccatgggatcttcagcatacgcctgtagacctatgtacatatcaaaaGCTTCGATACGGCTGATCAttctggtcttcagagtccacgtttcgcatccagATAGCAGCACTCTTtgcgaatctcaaacgcgtacgaagattgtGATGCTTGTTTATTGTTGATGAacactgttctagccatctcgatgcggattcttaagtCTTCATCTGGGTCAGTTTCTTAATTTAACCAAGTTCAcaggtatttaaatattttaactctttctaacacctctcGATACAACGTttagatcaccggtgtctgtttgcattttgTCAACTACATAGCATAAATTTCgtcttctttatatttatgtgcagacctcttcgattgctttcttgattaGCAGTATATCCTTTTTCCATtccaaaaattttcattcaagaGAGAATGACGAAGATGAAATAATGGATTTTAACGGTTCAGTGCCATTCCCGTCAATCAGTTGACTACGACAAAATGAGCAGAGTGCTTTAGAAATCAGCTGCGATTCCAAATCATCCACGTAAAATAgctgaaacaaaaacaaaccgaCGTTGTTGTTTTAtggtatactcgtacatatttaagtccccattcaatattgatataaaccttgtaacaaTGAGGGCAATACTGTATGTGTAAGTCGGGCATAACGTTGCGAAAAAATAACGTTTCCAATGGTTTTGGACGATTGATGACTATCACAGATAATGgctgtaatattttcaaatcttCTCGGTTGCACACAACTTTACCATTCTTATCATcctataaaaaaacattgaaaatatgaattaattgacctcacttatacatatatgttataattatgtactatatttacttttcatttgAAATGCTAATCGTTGAgatactattaaatatttacttactTCAAACGATTTGTTTGAGAACACGTCTTTGAGATTAGACAAATTCTCTATTCGCAATATCTGAGAATTTTCTTGGTCGTTTGGCCGAGCTTCGAGAGAAGACACATCAGATTCTATCAACTGTAAAGCCTCCTCCACGGTTATGTCGTCCTCTATAGTGAATGCGACCAACGGTAATATTTCTTAAACATTAATAACCACTTCTATaccaaatgaaaaaatgaaaaatttcacataacATCAACTAACCGAATGTAAGAAACGAATGGTACAAATTATGTCCGCAGTAGTTGCAAACTGTTGAAAGTGGTGTGAAATGATGTGAACATCTGTAGCACAACGGCGTAACCTCGTTACTATCGTTCAATCCAGCTCGTGAGAGCAATGTCAAAACTTCTACATTTTCCTgcaatcaaataaatatcacaGATGGTTACTGATTTCTGAAAAGGATGGTATCAAGaaatcaatctacatatgtagagaaattagcaacaaaaataatgaatatttagagGAAGAGTATTTTCAAAAGCTAATTTTGTGATCTTTCGGATCTTCACCAGAGCGGAGaccaatcaatctttactaagtttaacccattgaattcgaatatgatgatgatttttgttCCTTTCTTCCCGTTTaaaagatatgagcgtttaaaatatgcgcaatttttacagatttttgagtTTTAccgtctttaactcaaaatcattGTGGGTCACACTAGTAAAGATTGAATAATCTCCGCttcgttaatttttttgttgctcaatatTATCtaagattttcttttaaaacattttagttCAAAAGAAATACTAGAGCAACATATGTAGAAGAAAAGCAGCTCATGAAGCAGACaacaaatgattt encodes:
- the LOC143922799 gene encoding intraflagellar transport protein 122 homolog: MTTTRFLQAFQLVKQNPEYKEEVYIPYAQQMARDNHFIEAHKAYHMGGQTESAARVLGVLIQNAIAEERFNDAAYLHWLLASQSLEISQTVDDIDQQQNWIESYNENEKYATIYFTFHIVHQSIHEVFSVCQPETLFNAAKIVLSLVENNVHPPKGISLLYCALTVFSSVYLCLAKQGRLLGANKLARQMLDKIQNLKVPFKIQENVEVLTLLSRAGLNDSNEVTPLCYRCSHHFTPLSTVCNYCGHNLYHSFLTFEILPLVAFTIEDDITVEEALQLIESDVSSLEARPNDQENSQILRIENLSNLKDVFSNKSFEDDKNGKVVCNREDLKILQPLSVIVINRPKPLETLFFRNVMPDLHIQYCPHCYKLFYVDDLESQLISKALCSFCRSQLIDGNGTEPLKSIISSSSFSLE